The stretch of DNA tttattttaaataataaacaatgtaACTTTGGGTATAACTATAAATTTGTATATGATAATAAAATTCGTTATAATGCATTTAAAAGGCATGATGTCATTAACTTACTAATGATAAACACTATGTTAATCACGATTGAATAAAGACAGAAAAATACTACCTAATAAAGTCTTCTTGACGTTATTAGGGAATTTTACTAAAATTCATGTCacattttatgtttttacaTCTTTGTTAATCCATTGCAACCTGATTTTCACGTGAGAAGCTCAATCTAACTTTTTAATCTTGTTCTATTTTTAAACTCACTATGACGTTTTAATCGTGACAATAGCAATAATTAAATCTACGGATTCTTTGAGTCTACTAGTAGTATTTATTCAAGAGGTCTTCGTTTGGGTTTACAGAAAATGCGTCACTATGACGATACCAAGGTAAATGAAATTACGATTAGTGGCTAGGAAACGTTACAAGAGTGCAAATTTACAAAGTAATATGGGGCAATTGTTGCCCGAGGCCAGAAACACAAATGTCAATCTGAAACTTTGCATCTATAAAAGCTACAAACATTTTCTTGTTACAACATAATTCGATTATtgtatttcgaaaaaatatgtTCAGAGCGACTGAAATATCTAAGTGCTTGTACTAGCCGTAAATGATAAATTGCACAAATGGGTATTTATAAAGTATTATTCCAATTCTATTTCAACCTTAAATTTGGTTAATCACagcatcaaaataaaatctagtttatttttgcagaattactttctaacaaaatgaaattattattcTTTGTCGTGGTCGTCGGGATTTGCGATATTGCAGCATCATTGACCCCTTTTCAGCTCAGATATAAAATCAGCAAAACACAATGTGCTCCAGGTAGGTTCAAGATTTTATTGTCTCATATCTGATATATGTTTTAGACTATATAAAGATTCCAGCACATATCCTATTCTTTAATTCCCTAAAAAAAAATGCGTTCAAAATTACAAAtagcatttttatttaatttcatttaatattatctTACAATATCACAATGTTTTTTGCTTTGCTTTAACGAATAATCAAGAGAATTCTCGGAAATAGTTATTGTTATTTATAACATATGGTATTTCTGTATACAGTTAGAGGATTTGAAAGAAAAACGATTCCTTGCTATGATTTCCGTAACAAGAAACTCGTCGATCCAAAAGATTGTGGAAACAAAGCGTACTCTCACTGTTGTATTTATAAATGTTCTTGCATAGTTAAAggaggtttgttttattttttttgtgtttattaattttcgcTTTTCAAACAATTAAATAGTTTGCCTGGTTTTATTGTAGCCAAAACACAAGAAAATTCCTCAGTTGGTTTATCaggacatttttgaaattttataggcaCAACACTTGTGATACGTTTGAGTGCGATAATACTCTTTGTAACTTTTACttattcacttttatttttttttagccGGAACCTCACTAGGTATCATTCCAGAAGaatataaattatcaaaaatagttTCATCAAAAAAGAATGTTCAGAAACAAGCAAGACTGCTAGAAAATTGTTTACCAGACGCTTCAACAAGCGAGTCATATCCGAAAAAGATAACCAGCAAGAATCCAACAGAAAATattgtcatcaaaaaattaaagtCATCAgtagaacagaaaaagcatgagaaaatgcaaaataaaaagacTGTCGGTAAAAAGCCGAAAACGAAGTCTgttaataaaaaagaattaaacaaaaatCGTCAAAGACCAAGTGTTAATGAACCGCTTGTACCGAAGTCGTCTGCAAATAATAAGATTTCAAAGAAGACCGACAAAGGAAAATCAACAAACCAGAAACCAACTTTTTCTCACGTGAAGCCAACGAAAAAACCATGTGTTACGAAAACAACAAAACCTTCATTTTCTTTTGGATTCTTTTCTCGACTTTCTTTTATGATGGATCAATTTGGTTTTAACTCCAACGTTGTGAAAAATGATTCCTGTTCTTGATTAGCATGCAgcagaatttaaattttttttataatattaaattattacaaCAACAATTACCCTTAAACTTATTTTCACGCTTCTctgcatttttttttgtcttttggATAAAAATATAGTGCTTTTATACTATAACCACTTTCTATTGGATATGTCGGGGTTCATCATCAATCACTGCGGGCTAGATAAAAATCAATATTCAGAAGAGAATAGTTGACCGGTCTGAATGCATGAAATTCGATGGTCAAAAAATAAGCGGAAGTTATGTGAGCCATTCTGCGGCGacaatttttttcacataattGTCTCTTGTGGAATTCGAATCTCAATAAGCAATATTGATACGATTGCGAGTAAATGAATAGTCTGATGACTCTCCGGAAATCTTGAATATTGCTGAACAAATAGTGTTGCAGTTTCTGGTTTCGAAATAAAACCCACCGGTTCTTGCTATAATTTCAGAAGCAAGAAAATCGTTGATTTAAAAACAGAACAAAGAAAGCGTACTTTTGTAGTTGAAAACCCGCAGTTTGCATCTGCAAAGCCTtgtgttaaaatcggcaaaatggACTCTCGTAGATCAGTTTGATTACCACTCTCAAGTAATTTGAAGGATAATTACTTAtggattttaatcggtaagtatgttgataggtatttgtctgtctttaagtctgtctgtctgttagatgcacgcgatatctcacgaaaacgagattgaatctgctccagattttgcatgtgcattcgtcATATTTCGGACCAggagtctattgattttgggcgaaatatgtcgtataattagcgagttattaattaattagtgatgggacacaaggtcactatggaataagagcgctgttttggggatcccccaactttcgatcgataagtcttcggtctctgaccgatattttcGTTATAGTAGTTATTGCCTCTTGCGTCTATGCTTTTGAATAAGCATTAAACACGTGATTTTCACGTTCTTTTGGCGACAGTGATGGTTTCAAAAATCGGGAATCGTTGAGAATTGACTTCACATTGTACAATATAATTCTGATCAAACCATTATTGAAACTACTTTCTATatcttgataacaaaatgtttcCAAAACTGTGGTATTTAATTGGGACTGTTTCatatctgaaataaattttagttaataaaaatttgaacctTTAGTTCATTGTTTAATTGTCTAATACTAACATTTAAATTAACAAATTTAGCGGGTAAATTAGTAGTAATTCTAACAACAACTTTCTACGTTTACCACCTTATTCAATAcgaaaaacacattgaaaatcaCAGAGTCTAAAATACCAAGATTAGTCTAACTACCAACAATCTATGCATTTTTTCGGGTAGCCTACAAAACATTCCCACcttgatttcaaatattcattcaGACTCAGgctaataattaaattattgagTCTTATTTcctgatttaatattttaaccATACACCAGACGACGTAAAACAAAATAACCAATTTTGGAATGTTCTAAAGCTCTATTCTGAATTGTATAAACACCATGACATCTACACAGTATTGCTATTTTGATTAAAATCTAAGACAAAATATCCAATAAAAAAAGCTGGAAATGattaaaatcacaaaaaataatttctattaatatttattatattgattGCCGCAAGTGTTTATTGTTCTATAATCACGCATATGGAGAGCATTGTTGATCAATTCAAAAAACactatttaaaatatcaaaataacaattatatttaaaataaaaaataaataaaacaacaaataatTGCGTCGTTATAATTCTGTTTCGTGCAAATCAGGCACAGGCCTCATTTTTCACAACGTTGGAGTTAAACCCAAATTTATCCATCATAAAAGAAAGTCGAGAAAAGAATCCAAAAGAAAATGAAGGTTTTGTTGTTTTCGTAACACAAGGCTTCTCTGTTGGATTTACGTGAGGAGCTGTTGGTTTCTGGTTCGTTGATATTTCTTTGCTAGGTTTCTTTGAAAACTCATTCTTTGCAGACGACTTCGGTACAAGCGGGTTATTAACAATTGGTCTTTGACGACTTTTGTTTGATTCTTTCTTGTCAAAAGACTTCGTAGTCGTTTTTTTAGAGACTGTCCTCTTATTTTGCATTTTCtcatgctttttctgttctacTGATGActtcaattttttgatgacgttatTTTTTGTTGGGTTCTTGCTAGTAATTTTTTTCGTGGATGACTCACTTGGCGAAGTGTCTGGAAAACAATTTTCGAGCAGTCGTGCTTGTTTCTGAATTTTCTTTTTCGATGAaactatttttgataatttgtatTCTTCTGGAATGATACCTTGTGAGGTTCCggctaaaatatttaaaaaatacaatataagtgAATAAATAAACATACGAAGCCTATTATTGCACTCAAACAATAAAAGCAGACAAACTATTTCATTGTTTAACAAgcgaaaattaataaacacaaagaaaaataaaacaaacctccTTTAACTATGCAAGAACATTTATAGATACAACAGTGAGAGTACGCTTTGTTTCCACAATCTTTTGGATCGACGAGTTTCTTGTTACGGAAATCATAGCAAGGAATCGTTTTTCTTTCAAATCCTTTTACTGTATACAGAAATACCAAATGTTATAAATAGCAATACCTATTACAAAAAAATCTTCTGATTATTTGTTGAAACAAAGCAAGAAAGACGAAGGTATTATAAGataatattatatgaaattgaataaaaatgctttttataatttatatacgAATAATACacgaatttttaatattttgaattgataCGAGAATGAAATATGTGCTGGCATCGTTATTGAACTTACCTGGAGCACATTGTGTTTTGCTGATTTTATATCTGAGCTGAAAAGGGGTGAGTGATGCAGCAATATTGCAAATCCCAATGACAACGacaaaaagtaataatttcattttgttaggAAGTAATTCTGCAAAAATATACCAGATTTTATTTTACTCTTATGATTAACCAACTTTGAGATGGGAATAGTAGTTGAAACTGTACAATATTCATTTGTATCATGACTAGAGCAAGCACTTGAATATTTCAGTAGCTCTGAACATACTTGTTCGAAATACAATAATCGAATCTATGTTGCAACAAGAAATTGTTTGTAGCTTTTATAGTTTCAGATTGACATTTGTGTTTATTGCCTTGAGCAACGATTGCCCTACATTACTATGTAAATTTGCATGCTTGTTACGTTTCTTAGCCACAAATCGTAATTTCATTTACTTTGGTAGCGTCACAGTGACGCATTTTCTGTAAACCTAAACAAAGTGCTCTTGAACACATACTATTAGTAGACTCAAAGAATCCGTAGACTTGAATATTGCTATCGCCACGATAAATACGTCATATTGAGTTTAAAAATAGAACAAGATTAAATCGTTGGATTAAGCTTTTCATGTAAAAATCAGGCTGTAATGGATTAACAAAGATGAAATGAGTCATGAAATTTTGTAAAAGTTTCAAATAACGTCAAGGAGACTTTATTTGCTA from Styela clava chromosome 14, kaStyClav1.hap1.2, whole genome shotgun sequence encodes:
- the LOC144432131 gene encoding uncharacterized protein LOC144432131 gives rise to the protein MKLLFFVVVVGICDIAASLTPFQLRYKISKTQCAPVRGFERKTIPCYDFRNKKLVDPKDCGNKAYSHCCIYKCSCIVKGAGTSLGIIPEEYKLSKIVSSKKNVQKQARLLENCLPDASTSESYPKKITSKNPTENIVIKKLKSSVEQKKHEKMQNKKTVGKKPKTKSVNKKELNKNRQRPSVNEPLVPKSSANNKISKKTDKGKSTNQKPTFSHVKPTKKPCVTKTTKPSFSFGFFSRLSFMMDQFGFNSNVVKNDSCS
- the LOC144432159 gene encoding uncharacterized protein LOC144432159 translates to MKLLLFVVVIGICNIAASLTPFQLRYKISKTQCAPVKGFERKTIPCYDFRNKKLVDPKDCGNKAYSHCCIYKCSCIVKGAGTSQGIIPEEYKLSKIVSSKKKIQKQARLLENCFPDTSPSESSTKKITSKNPTKNNVIKKLKSSVEQKKHEKMQNKRTVSKKTTTKSFDKKESNKSRQRPIVNNPLVPKSSAKNEFSKKPSKEISTNQKPTAPHVNPTEKPCVTKTTKPSFSFGFFSRLSFMMDKFGFNSNVVKNEACA